The following are encoded in a window of Methanorbis rubei genomic DNA:
- a CDS encoding TatD family hydrolase, whose amino-acid sequence MPESFPILDDHFHINRRAGVGPSVVREFMRSGGTHIILVSLPSWSHEVSPTKPEDFKSVFDELLATADAVRTEGCGCYAMCGVHPAEIGRLTQRMSLVDAERLMCGALDVAAEYVAEGKAIGLKSGRPHYPVEQNVWDASNRVLSHALMLARELDCSLQIHAESGPCLDVPDMARAVGMNPSRVVKHFATTDTPLHPSVTVREPFLADWFLEKREFTLESDYMDDLSRPGAVNGPRSVPRKMQRMIQEGVVTSEDMWRVHSLVPEKIYRASFSV is encoded by the coding sequence ATGCCTGAGTCTTTTCCGATTCTGGATGATCATTTTCATATCAACCGCCGGGCTGGCGTAGGTCCGTCGGTTGTTCGGGAGTTTATGCGGTCGGGAGGGACGCATATTATTCTGGTGTCTCTGCCTTCCTGGTCACATGAGGTTTCGCCAACGAAGCCTGAGGATTTCAAATCTGTTTTTGATGAACTGTTAGCAACTGCGGACGCGGTGCGAACTGAGGGCTGTGGTTGTTATGCGATGTGCGGTGTGCATCCTGCTGAGATCGGGAGGTTAACTCAGCGGATGAGTTTGGTGGATGCGGAGCGTTTGATGTGCGGGGCTTTGGATGTGGCGGCTGAGTATGTGGCGGAAGGGAAAGCGATTGGTCTGAAGTCAGGCCGTCCTCACTATCCGGTCGAGCAGAATGTGTGGGATGCGTCAAACCGCGTGCTTTCCCATGCTTTGATGCTTGCAAGGGAGCTGGACTGTTCTTTGCAGATTCATGCAGAGAGCGGTCCTTGTTTGGATGTGCCTGATATGGCAAGAGCAGTTGGGATGAATCCTTCTCGTGTGGTGAAACATTTTGCGACTACTGATACGCCGCTTCATCCGTCAGTGACGGTCAGGGAGCCGTTTCTTGCGGACTGGTTTTTAGAGAAACGCGAGTTCACGCTTGAGAGTGATTATATGGATGATCTTTCACGGCCTGGGGCGGTGAATGGTCCGCGGTCGGTTCCCCGCAAGATGCAGCGGATGATTCAGGAGGGAGTCGTGACGAGTGAGGATATGTGGCGGGTGCATTCGCTGGTGCCTGAGAAGATTTATCGGGCTTCTTTTTCTGTTTGA
- a CDS encoding DUF3089 domain-containing protein: MDKRYFLIPFLFLVVISAGCVTTEPASDSPYQPLDYSLAENWVMVPDASSEQKAVDVFYLYPTLATNLYVDSMNLSDPAARDRAVVNVMTNKGVYEETANVYAPYYRQTGLYSMMGNGTWTENQYVSGKLAYEDAKAAFIYYLDNYNDGKPFILAGHSQGSYRAKQLMIDLFVDPELQEKLVAAYLIGYTVSEFELAQYKQLKPATGELDTGVIITYHTQAPEISDKNIVVLPGSIAINPLNWKTDGTYASADENYGAVFFENGTVTSREANFTGAYLAEVDGSVVLIADSPDPAVYSTPELFAEGVFHVDDYNFFYENLKENVAKRTAAYLEKNGA; the protein is encoded by the coding sequence ATGGATAAACGATATTTTCTGATTCCTTTCCTTTTCCTTGTGGTCATCTCCGCAGGCTGTGTCACTACAGAGCCTGCGAGCGACTCGCCCTATCAACCGCTTGACTACTCACTTGCGGAAAACTGGGTGATGGTGCCAGACGCGTCTTCTGAGCAGAAGGCTGTTGATGTTTTCTATCTCTACCCGACTCTGGCCACGAACCTGTATGTTGACTCCATGAACCTGAGTGATCCGGCAGCCCGGGATCGGGCAGTGGTAAATGTGATGACGAACAAAGGCGTCTATGAAGAGACGGCGAATGTTTACGCCCCATACTACCGGCAAACCGGACTCTACTCGATGATGGGCAACGGCACCTGGACAGAAAATCAGTATGTCTCCGGAAAACTTGCCTACGAGGATGCGAAGGCTGCGTTTATCTATTATCTGGACAACTACAACGATGGAAAGCCCTTCATTCTTGCCGGACACTCGCAAGGGTCATACCGAGCCAAACAGCTGATGATCGATCTGTTTGTTGATCCTGAGCTTCAGGAGAAACTTGTTGCCGCATATCTTATCGGCTATACGGTCTCGGAGTTTGAGCTTGCTCAGTACAAGCAGCTGAAGCCCGCAACAGGCGAGCTTGATACTGGCGTTATTATCACATATCACACACAGGCACCAGAGATTTCCGATAAAAACATTGTTGTGCTTCCGGGATCAATCGCAATTAATCCGCTGAACTGGAAGACGGACGGGACGTATGCGTCTGCTGATGAGAACTATGGTGCGGTATTTTTCGAAAACGGTACTGTGACTTCAAGGGAGGCAAACTTTACCGGCGCATATCTTGCAGAGGTTGACGGTTCAGTTGTTCTGATCGCGGACTCGCCGGATCCGGCAGTGTATTCCACTCCGGAACTGTTTGCTGAAGGGGTCTTTCATGTAGACGATTACAATTTCTTCTATGAAAATCTGAAGGAAAATGTCGCGAAACGAACTGCGGCGTATCTGGAAAAGAATGGGGCTTGA
- a CDS encoding dihydroneopterin aldolase family protein: MATDRENAVFEAAIKLGALYHQFVGTPISRSTAEKVEAAIESAVSLQPYVTHIEVRLDRTLMNENPFGYSELTGAMYDAVIETKFGDAVCRAQLKYENGYPMMKILD; the protein is encoded by the coding sequence ATGGCAACTGATCGAGAAAATGCAGTGTTTGAAGCAGCGATTAAACTTGGTGCACTTTACCACCAGTTTGTGGGGACGCCCATCAGCAGGTCAACGGCTGAGAAGGTTGAGGCGGCAATTGAGAGTGCGGTTTCTCTTCAGCCGTATGTGACGCATATTGAGGTGCGTCTTGATCGAACGCTGATGAATGAGAATCCGTTCGGCTACTCGGAGCTGACCGGTGCGATGTATGATGCGGTGATTGAGACGAAGTTCGGGGACGCGGTCTGTCGGGCACAGCTGAAGTACGAGAATGGTTACCCGATGATGAAAATTCTTGACTGA